A genomic segment from Alkalilimnicola ehrlichii MLHE-1 encodes:
- a CDS encoding diguanylate cyclase, with protein MEQADRNQLNEAVNQAFLRYLDTWLRKRDAAALHDLNGPLVHGFGTGANESVYDPDEAREVIERDISQVPEPFEYAVRTAKVTPLCTDVALVAADIGIRNTILAQGQELALDHLRLTLVFRYIDGAWRLEHLHGSFPATEPDGEEAWPLQALEDRAAVLQRKVWERYRAQEAARQCEEGQASTDALTGLPNRERMDELLHREVAGLNGQSGALAVILIDIDHLNLVNEGLGQEAGDRVLADVANILRDRIRVTDALARWGGGAFLLACPMTDGLEAEYLARALRRAVAETDFGLGFPLTASFGVTALQAGDTVPGLIRRAERGLRQAKEAGRDTVQVVCREEIVPG; from the coding sequence ATGGAGCAGGCAGACCGGAATCAACTGAACGAGGCGGTAAACCAAGCCTTTTTGCGCTATCTGGACACCTGGCTGAGGAAGCGTGATGCCGCTGCGTTGCATGACCTCAACGGGCCGCTGGTGCATGGCTTCGGGACCGGTGCCAACGAGTCGGTCTATGACCCGGACGAGGCCCGCGAGGTCATTGAACGGGATATCAGCCAGGTGCCTGAGCCGTTTGAGTACGCCGTTCGTACGGCCAAGGTGACGCCGCTGTGCACGGACGTGGCGCTGGTGGCGGCGGATATCGGGATTCGCAACACTATCCTGGCGCAAGGGCAGGAGCTGGCCCTGGACCATCTGCGCCTTACCCTGGTCTTCCGATACATTGACGGGGCCTGGCGACTGGAGCACCTGCACGGCTCCTTTCCCGCCACCGAGCCTGATGGAGAAGAGGCCTGGCCGTTGCAAGCGCTTGAGGACCGTGCGGCGGTGCTTCAGCGCAAGGTGTGGGAGCGTTATCGCGCGCAGGAGGCAGCCCGGCAATGCGAGGAGGGGCAGGCCAGCACCGATGCGCTTACCGGCCTTCCCAATCGCGAGAGGATGGATGAGCTGCTGCACCGGGAGGTGGCGGGCCTGAACGGGCAGTCCGGGGCCCTGGCGGTGATCCTGATTGACATCGACCATCTCAATCTGGTCAACGAGGGCCTTGGCCAGGAAGCGGGCGATCGGGTGTTGGCCGACGTCGCCAATATCTTGCGCGATCGGATTCGCGTCACCGATGCGTTGGCGCGGTGGGGCGGGGGGGCATTCCTGTTGGCCTGCCCGATGACGGACGGCCTGGAGGCCGAATACCTGGCGCGGGCCCTGCGACGGGCCGTGGCGGAGACGGATTTCGGGTTGGGTTTCCCGTTGACGGCGAGTTTTGGGGTTACCGCCCTGCAAGCGGGGGATACCGTGCCGGGGCTGATTCGGCGGGCTGAGCGTGGCCTGCGCCAGGCCAAAGAGGCGGGGCGGGATACGGTGCAGGTGGTTTGTCGGGAGGAGATCGTGCCGGGCTAG
- a CDS encoding DsrE family protein, translated as MRIVPTLIVAAVALLSMGTAAAQATDVDVKRMILSVNSSSSLSQGLAMDIGQQLHDRGEEVRIVLCGSGAALARKGYDGPTLPDRDQTSQSLMQDLMGKGIRVDICEYALTGTEDPAEELIGGIGVTDPSELREFWQGATRIAAF; from the coding sequence ATGCGCATTGTCCCGACACTGATCGTGGCAGCGGTTGCCTTACTCTCGATGGGCACCGCAGCAGCTCAAGCCACTGACGTCGACGTAAAACGGATGATACTGAGCGTTAACTCCAGCAGCTCCCTCTCTCAGGGCCTGGCGATGGACATTGGCCAACAACTCCATGACCGAGGTGAAGAGGTCCGCATTGTGCTCTGCGGGAGCGGAGCGGCCTTGGCCAGGAAGGGATACGATGGGCCCACCCTCCCCGACCGGGACCAGACGTCTCAAAGCCTGATGCAGGACCTGATGGGTAAGGGCATCCGGGTCGATATTTGCGAATACGCCTTAACCGGAACGGAAGACCCCGCCGAGGAGCTAATCGGCGGTATTGGGGTCACTGACCCTTCAGAGTTGCGTGAATTCTGGCAAGGTGCGACCCGCATCGCCGCCTTCTGA
- a CDS encoding sensor domain-containing diguanylate cyclase — protein MDPDLKRRLKATPALPSLPPAAVRILDIARSNEPQPRELYEAIQLDPALSARLLRASNSPAFRRVGEVRSLREAQMVLGYDATLTLSLSFCLFTTIRRLEAGRLDYEHFWRRSACVASVAALIAKSRGLAGAEAMLAGLLKDIGVLVLDSITPADHPGWTSDEQAAAQLAAEVGAWLINEWRLPDYLASVSWATRDLDRRLPHIPDEDQALVEVVGVADELVGIWLADDTGGQLDNSRDLVARRWAWSPEQLYQLITEADEAIKGNLALLDLSQFDEQIMVGVMDQAREVLLFQNLSQFKTTHEANSQADALRERARQLEESSLRDELTGVWNRRKLFSFLEVTLEDARTAGTPVTVAFADLDRFKPVNDDYGHAAGDVVLNHFAQKLSRLVRGDDLVARYGGEEFAIVMPNTGGETAKTALTRVLKQAAETRYAVREGKSLQVTASIGMRSVDPRSEPEVSARELLAEADEAAYHAKAIGRAALVASDPDGLRVVHRLGQPSVMGRLGQTLVSAFRRR, from the coding sequence ATGGACCCGGATTTGAAACGGCGCCTGAAAGCCACCCCTGCTCTCCCTTCTCTCCCACCGGCAGCGGTCCGTATCCTGGACATTGCGCGCAGCAACGAGCCCCAGCCGCGCGAACTGTACGAGGCCATCCAACTCGATCCGGCCCTTTCCGCGCGCCTGCTGCGGGCCAGCAATTCGCCGGCCTTTCGCCGGGTGGGCGAGGTGCGCTCGCTCCGCGAGGCCCAGATGGTGCTGGGCTACGATGCCACCCTCACCCTCAGTCTGTCCTTCTGTCTGTTCACCACCATCCGCCGTCTGGAAGCCGGTCGCCTGGACTATGAACACTTCTGGCGCCGCTCCGCCTGCGTCGCCAGTGTAGCCGCACTGATTGCGAAATCGCGCGGGTTGGCCGGTGCAGAGGCAATGCTCGCCGGGCTGTTAAAGGATATCGGTGTTCTGGTGCTGGACAGCATCACCCCGGCCGACCACCCCGGCTGGACGAGTGATGAGCAGGCGGCGGCACAGCTTGCGGCGGAGGTCGGGGCCTGGCTGATCAATGAATGGCGGCTGCCGGACTACCTGGCGAGTGTCAGTTGGGCAACCCGGGACCTGGACCGGCGGCTGCCGCATATCCCCGACGAAGACCAAGCGCTGGTAGAGGTCGTCGGGGTGGCGGACGAGCTGGTGGGGATCTGGCTTGCCGACGATACCGGCGGGCAGCTGGACAATAGCCGGGACCTGGTCGCCCGGCGCTGGGCCTGGTCACCAGAGCAACTCTACCAACTGATCACCGAGGCCGACGAGGCGATCAAGGGCAACCTTGCCCTGCTGGATCTCAGCCAATTCGACGAGCAGATCATGGTCGGCGTAATGGACCAGGCGCGGGAGGTGCTACTGTTCCAGAATCTGTCCCAATTCAAAACGACCCATGAGGCCAACAGCCAGGCCGACGCCTTACGCGAACGCGCCCGTCAGCTGGAGGAATCCAGCCTGCGCGATGAACTGACCGGCGTCTGGAACCGCCGCAAGCTCTTCTCCTTCCTGGAGGTCACCCTGGAGGATGCCCGCACCGCCGGCACGCCGGTCACCGTCGCCTTCGCCGACCTGGATCGCTTCAAACCGGTAAACGACGACTACGGCCATGCAGCGGGCGATGTTGTCCTCAACCATTTCGCCCAGAAACTCTCCCGGCTGGTGCGCGGCGACGACCTAGTCGCCCGCTACGGCGGCGAGGAGTTCGCTATTGTCATGCCCAACACCGGTGGCGAAACCGCCAAGACGGCGCTGACCCGGGTGCTGAAGCAAGCCGCCGAGACGCGCTATGCCGTCCGCGAAGGCAAGTCCCTGCAGGTGACAGCCTCTATAGGCATGCGCAGCGTCGACCCCCGCAGCGAACCGGAGGTGTCAGCCCGCGAACTGCTTGCCGAGGCGGATGAGGCGGCCTACCACGCCAAGGCGATCGGCCGGGCAGCGCTCGTCGCCTCGGATCCGGACGGCCTCAGGGTGGTGCACCGGCTGGGGCAGCCATCGGTGATGGGCCGACTGGGCCAGACGCTGGTCAGCGCCTTCAGGCGGCGCTAG